The genomic segment CTCCCCCCTCGGAGGGGGAGGAATCTTTAATATGTATTCCCACAAAATGGAAGACACCCATTTTTATCAGGTGTATCTGCGTACATCTTGTTCCCTCAAAAATAATCCGCGTAATCAGTATAAATCCGCAGCTTTAAATGTAATATCTGTGTGTATCTGCGTGCATCCTGTTTCAAAATACGTAGTGGTTATATGTTAATTCCCTTATTTGGTTCAAAATAGATGAAGAAAATGCTGATCTGGACAACTATTCTCCTGGGCATCGCCACACAGGGCGTCTATGCCGCGGGTGAAGGCTATGTGACGCTCCGCGTGGGCCGCGATTTCCGCAACCCTCCCCTCCTCGAAAAAAGGGTGAGTTTCTCGGGCCAGTCCGTCATGAAGCTTTTACAGTGTTGTGCGACCGTTGAGACCGCTTTCGGGGGCGCGTTCGTGCAATCCATCAATGGGTTGCGCGCCGGGAAAAACAGGGGGGCGGGCCGCTCCTGGTTCTACTATGTCAATGGCCTGATTGCCGGCGTGGGCGCCGCGCAGTACGTTCCCGAAAATGGCGATTGTGTATCGTGGGACCTGCACGCGTATGAAGGGGTGGGCGCCATCCCCGCCCTGATCGGCTGTTTTCCCCACCCATTCCTCAGCCCCCAGAGATCGCGCGCCGCGTTTCCGCTCATCCTCCACGACAGCGCCTCGCGCGAGAAGGCGTGCGCCCTCGCGCGTGTGCTGGAGCGGCAGGGGGTCAAGGGAATCCGCGTGCAGATGATTTCAGACGGCCCCATCCCGGACAATACCCCCTCAATAATCATCGGGAGATGGGACGAAATATCCCGCAGCAGCACGGTGAAGCGCGTCTACGAACACAGAGATGCATGTGGCGTTTTTGTTGAATTCAATAGCGAGGGGCTGCGCATCCTGGCCCTGGATCGCACGCCGCGCACATGCCTCCCCCGGGCAGGGGCTATCCTCGCCGCGAGGGGAGGCCGCGCGACAGCGGTTCCGATCTGGCTCATCACGGGGACCGACCATGCGCGAACCTCGGAGGCAGCGGATATTCTCATACATGAACCGGGGAGGATAAAGGGCATGGTCTCTGCCGCTATTTCGGGAGGGAGGCTCTATCCGGTTCCGATAATAGATATGACCGAATAGTACAGCTACCATAATAACCACAGATAAACACAGCGCGGCCGTTGGCCGCAACCAATTTTTACCACTGAAGACACTGAATTCACTGAACACAACATTCTACGGTAAAGAAAGTTACGAATACCAAGCGAAAAACTTTCTCAAATTAAAAAGTTTTGCACACTTGTAGTACAGATGAACGCCGATACAAATTGCGAAACTGGATTCACGCAGATAGGACTACAGTTACTAATGGGAGCACATTATTCTTTGCGCTTTATGATATTGTCATTGCGAGCGAAGCGAAGCAATCTCCTGCTGCGCATAGAGTTGAGATTGCTTTGTCGCTGCGCTCCTCGCAATGACATGTCAAGTATTTTATGCTCCCCTTAATAAAAGCGCAAAGTTGAAGGTGTCCAGGGAAATAATATCTTCGAACGGTGGGCGTTACACATTTGGCCGTAGTATTCATCTGTGGTTTACCATATGTCAATATTCACTATTGTTGATAATCTGATGAATGAACGAACAGTGAGCCGCCATTTTCACCCCATCGCCGCCTTGTGCTACGCCGGGGCGCTCTTCGTCCTCGCGATGTCCTGGTCGAATCCGCTGTGGCTCATCCTCCTGCTCACGTTCACCGCGACATGCCTCCTCGTCATTTCCGACTGGCGCGCATGGAGGAATGCTCTCGTGCTCTCCCTCTCCATGGCGCTCGTCGTCTGCCTGGTGAATGCGTTTTTCGCTCCTGCGGGCGCAGCAACCGTCGTCAGGGGACCGGTAATGCTCCTCCTCGGGCGGTTTCGCCTCTGCCCCGGGGCGCTCCTGTTCGGCCTCGCCGCGGGACTCAAGATCCCTCTCGCCGTCAGCATATTTGTTCTCTGCGGGGAACTCATGGACCAGGATGAGGTGCTTTCCTTCCTCTCGCGTTTCGCTCCAAAATCCTCCCTCGTGGCGACACTTGCGACACTGATGATCCCGAGACTGAGGCGCGAGCTCGAGAGGATCCGCACGGTGATGAGCATGCGCGGCGCGAGTCTCGATGACCGCCGGCTGATCGCCCGCATCAAGGCATCGCGTCCGCTCCTCCACGTGCTCCTGCTCTCGTCCCTCGACGGCGCGTGGGATACCGCAGCTTCTCTCAGTTGCCGGGGGTTCGGCTCGGGGAAACGGAGCTCGTACGGGAAGCGGCCGTGGTTGGCGCGTGACTGTTTCCTCCTCGCCGGAGCGCTGCTCGCGCTTATCCCCTTCGCGATCGGGCTCGCCGCGGGCAAGGGCTGCTATCATTTCTATCCCCGGCTCGATCCGGTGGTGAATATGTCGGACATCCCATCCCTTATC from the Candidatus Auribacterota bacterium genome contains:
- a CDS encoding DUF4430 domain-containing protein, producing the protein MKKMLIWTTILLGIATQGVYAAGEGYVTLRVGRDFRNPPLLEKRVSFSGQSVMKLLQCCATVETAFGGAFVQSINGLRAGKNRGAGRSWFYYVNGLIAGVGAAQYVPENGDCVSWDLHAYEGVGAIPALIGCFPHPFLSPQRSRAAFPLILHDSASREKACALARVLERQGVKGIRVQMISDGPIPDNTPSIIIGRWDEISRSSTVKRVYEHRDACGVFVEFNSEGLRILALDRTPRTCLPRAGAILAARGGRATAVPIWLITGTDHARTSEAADILIHEPGRIKGMVSAAISGGRLYPVPIIDMTE
- a CDS encoding energy-coupling factor transporter transmembrane component T yields the protein MNERTVSRHFHPIAALCYAGALFVLAMSWSNPLWLILLLTFTATCLLVISDWRAWRNALVLSLSMALVVCLVNAFFAPAGAATVVRGPVMLLLGRFRLCPGALLFGLAAGLKIPLAVSIFVLCGELMDQDEVLSFLSRFAPKSSLVATLATLMIPRLRRELERIRTVMSMRGASLDDRRLIARIKASRPLLHVLLLSSLDGAWDTAASLSCRGFGSGKRSSYGKRPWLARDCFLLAGALLALIPFAIGLAAGKGCYHFYPRLDPVVNMSDIPSLILILSLLSLTFSLAWRSTR